A DNA window from Luteolibacter luteus contains the following coding sequences:
- a CDS encoding polysaccharide deacetylase family protein produces the protein MSWPRLAEKTTSNRAVTPFFRVFGGNPGLSGDAIRRAEGSGHHRLEMRVLSVLVPLVAGAAVFDTLWITGGPWVAAVGVLPVLFILLHLVAFFIGGGTPRAQWLRWSAILTAWSVWLCVAADGGVTRWAAYLWLGFIGLNGLGLICLGWQKLMTHPWLCTTNSRWGIWVVVHIPAAILCLTEGWLAGVGFLAGIGALWASGTFLPNSSVFGPIVSRVEGKGVLLTFDDGPDPADTPVILDLLDQHGQKAIFFVIGEKVRRFPELAREIVRRGHELGNHTMTHPVGFFWGAGSIRTRREIVACSRAIEEVTGVKPRWFRAPAGHRNWFTHPVLREEGLELMGWSKRAYDTIRSDVSGIVTSLTRGARDGDILLLHESTAIAEALASAVLEATTVLKKEGFPDAGDDQQPPSSTIK, from the coding sequence ATGAGCTGGCCGCGTCTCGCCGAGAAGACGACCAGCAATCGCGCGGTGACTCCCTTCTTCAGGGTATTCGGCGGAAATCCCGGGCTGAGCGGAGATGCCATTCGCCGAGCAGAGGGTAGCGGTCACCATCGCCTCGAAATGCGCGTCCTCTCGGTACTGGTGCCTCTGGTCGCCGGTGCTGCTGTCTTCGATACCTTGTGGATTACCGGTGGCCCTTGGGTCGCTGCGGTGGGCGTGCTGCCTGTTCTTTTTATCCTCCTGCACCTGGTGGCCTTCTTCATCGGCGGTGGTACGCCGCGGGCCCAATGGTTGCGCTGGTCGGCGATTCTCACCGCTTGGTCAGTTTGGCTATGTGTGGCGGCGGACGGTGGTGTGACGCGCTGGGCTGCGTATTTGTGGCTGGGCTTCATCGGTCTGAATGGCCTTGGTCTTATCTGCCTCGGCTGGCAGAAGCTCATGACCCATCCGTGGCTATGCACCACGAACTCGCGCTGGGGCATCTGGGTGGTGGTGCACATTCCAGCGGCGATCCTTTGCCTCACGGAAGGCTGGCTCGCAGGTGTCGGCTTCTTGGCCGGCATCGGTGCTTTGTGGGCAAGCGGAACCTTCCTTCCAAATTCCTCGGTCTTCGGTCCGATCGTTTCCCGTGTGGAAGGAAAGGGCGTGCTACTCACCTTCGACGATGGTCCGGATCCCGCCGATACGCCCGTCATCCTCGACTTGCTGGACCAGCATGGACAGAAGGCAATTTTCTTCGTGATTGGGGAGAAAGTACGACGTTTCCCGGAGTTGGCGCGCGAGATCGTGCGCCGCGGACACGAACTGGGTAATCACACGATGACCCATCCGGTCGGTTTCTTCTGGGGCGCGGGCTCCATCCGCACGCGCCGCGAGATCGTGGCGTGCAGCCGCGCGATCGAGGAAGTCACGGGCGTGAAGCCCCGTTGGTTCCGCGCCCCCGCCGGCCATCGCAATTGGTTCACTCATCCCGTGCTGAGGGAAGAGGGGCTGGAGCTCATGGGCTGGAGCAAGCGCGCCTACGATACGATCCGCAGCGACGTCTCCGGCATCGTCACCAGCCTGACGCGGGGTGCTCGCGATGGCGACATCCTGCTGCTCCACGAGTCCACGGCGATTGCCGAGGCTCTCGCCTCTGCGGTGCTGGAAGCGACCACGGTTTTGAAGAAGGAGGGCTTCCCGGACGCGGGTGACGATCAGCAGCCGCCTTCGAGCACGATCAAGTGA
- a CDS encoding sulfatase-like hydrolase/transferase, whose protein sequence is MKFLSCIFSLGLAASALARPATEKPNVIVVLLDDCGYGDFSHTGNPSIYTPNVSRMVSEGANFPQFYSASAACSHSRYGILTGRQPLRSGLKQWAIGPDEKRHIHVKEVTLAEGLKEQGYATAIFGKWHLGTPNEANGRTPDALPLAHGFDRWLGTNVSNDYEKGSDLVQGPSSGEGPALGYEYLARNIAMNVPLQEGLTKRYADAAVDFIREKKDQPFFIYMTPNMPHLPVHASDEFKGKSRRGLYGDCIQEIDHQIGRLRAALQEAGVEKNTLIVLSSDNGPWIRYQDTASHPMYAEARTLVGSAFPFRDGKASTWEGGQRVVGVWCWPGTIPAATVVQEPASTLDVLPTALALAGAKLPADRIIDGRDIRALLAASAEQKVEGFKLIYADSISVKAARFGPWKIHTGLTSQIEAKHGFTASEETPLLFQIEQDFSERIDRAAERPEKVEEGRAIISAFKDSLAKEPSFWDERKP, encoded by the coding sequence GTGAAGTTCCTTTCCTGCATCTTCAGCCTCGGACTAGCGGCAAGCGCCCTGGCCCGTCCCGCCACGGAAAAACCGAATGTGATCGTCGTCTTGCTCGATGACTGCGGCTACGGCGATTTCTCTCACACCGGCAATCCGTCCATCTATACGCCGAATGTTTCGCGGATGGTGAGCGAAGGCGCGAATTTCCCCCAATTCTACAGCGCCTCCGCGGCCTGCAGCCACTCACGTTACGGGATCCTCACGGGGCGGCAGCCCCTTCGCTCGGGGCTAAAGCAATGGGCCATCGGACCGGACGAAAAGCGCCACATCCACGTGAAAGAGGTAACCTTGGCAGAGGGACTGAAGGAGCAGGGCTATGCCACCGCTATCTTCGGCAAGTGGCATCTGGGCACTCCGAACGAGGCAAACGGCCGCACTCCGGACGCGCTGCCGCTCGCCCATGGCTTCGACCGCTGGCTCGGCACGAATGTCTCCAACGACTACGAAAAGGGTTCCGATCTCGTCCAAGGCCCTTCATCCGGGGAAGGGCCCGCACTAGGTTATGAGTATCTAGCGAGGAACATTGCGATGAATGTCCCCCTCCAAGAAGGACTCACCAAGCGCTATGCGGATGCCGCCGTGGATTTTATCCGGGAGAAGAAGGACCAGCCCTTCTTCATCTACATGACGCCGAACATGCCCCACCTTCCGGTGCATGCCTCGGACGAGTTCAAGGGCAAGTCCAGGAGAGGCCTCTACGGAGACTGCATTCAGGAAATCGATCATCAGATTGGCAGGCTCCGCGCCGCACTTCAGGAAGCAGGGGTAGAGAAGAATACGCTGATCGTTCTGAGTTCCGACAATGGCCCTTGGATCCGTTATCAGGACACAGCTTCCCATCCGATGTACGCCGAGGCGCGGACCTTGGTCGGATCCGCTTTTCCTTTTCGTGATGGCAAGGCTTCGACCTGGGAAGGTGGCCAGCGCGTCGTGGGTGTCTGGTGCTGGCCGGGAACCATCCCTGCAGCAACGGTCGTCCAGGAGCCGGCATCAACGCTCGATGTCTTGCCGACGGCCTTAGCCCTGGCAGGAGCGAAGCTACCTGCGGACCGGATCATCGATGGGCGAGATATCCGGGCTCTGCTGGCCGCAAGCGCGGAACAAAAAGTCGAGGGCTTCAAGCTGATTTATGCAGATAGCATCTCCGTAAAAGCCGCGCGTTTTGGCCCGTGGAAAATCCATACCGGTCTGACTTCCCAAATCGAGGCCAAGCATGGCTTCACCGCTTCGGAGGAGACGCCGCTGCTTTTCCAGATAGAGCAGGACTTCTCCGAACGGATCGATCGGGCCGCCGAGCGGCCGGAAAAGGTGGAGGAAGGCAGAGCCATCATCAGCGCCTTCAAAGATTCCCTCGCAAAGGAACCCTCCTTCTGGGATGAAAGAAAACCGTGA
- a CDS encoding glycogen synthase — protein MSENPPRRPRILVVTPEITYLPEGMGNLAQRMCAKAGGLADVSASLVKALYDQGADVHVALPNYRRMFHLDVASVFDNEFQKVSRSLPEQRIHLAQDRVFYHRSSVYGAENHLIALAFQREVINHTIPQVRPDLIHCNDWMTGLIPAVAKRHGIPSLFTVHNIHSEHLTLAQIEDRGIDAADFWQHLYFRRSPWNYEESRSTNHVDLLSSGIFAADHVNTVSPTFLEEIVRGDHAFIPDAIRNELRGKKHSNCASGILNAPDPVFDPATDPYLTTHYGPDDLEKGKRANKLELQERLGLAGDPDIPIFFWPSRLDPVQKGCQLLTEILHELVTQNHMQIVVVASGVFQKHFNNIVKIHGLYDRVAVRDFDEKLSHLGYAASDFIFMPSSFEPCGLPQMIAPKYGSLTIAHDTGGLHDTVEHLKQEEGTGNGFLFEYFNADGLRWAVGEALNFFHQPQAERTAQLARVMREATARFNHEATAADYIRRYEEMLQTTVTA, from the coding sequence ATGTCTGAGAATCCACCCCGTCGCCCGCGGATCCTGGTCGTCACTCCGGAGATCACCTACCTGCCGGAAGGCATGGGTAACCTCGCCCAACGGATGTGCGCCAAAGCCGGAGGCCTGGCCGACGTCTCTGCCTCCCTCGTCAAAGCGCTCTATGATCAAGGTGCGGACGTGCATGTCGCCCTGCCGAATTACCGGCGGATGTTTCACCTCGATGTCGCCAGCGTCTTCGACAACGAGTTCCAGAAGGTAAGCCGCTCACTCCCGGAACAACGCATCCATCTGGCGCAAGACCGGGTCTTCTATCATCGCTCGAGCGTCTACGGGGCAGAGAATCATCTCATCGCCCTGGCCTTCCAGCGCGAGGTGATCAACCACACGATCCCCCAAGTTCGGCCGGACCTGATCCATTGCAACGATTGGATGACAGGCCTGATCCCCGCGGTCGCAAAGCGTCACGGCATCCCTTCCCTTTTCACGGTCCACAACATTCACTCCGAGCACCTCACCCTGGCCCAGATCGAGGACCGGGGCATCGATGCCGCCGACTTCTGGCAGCATCTCTATTTCCGCCGCTCACCATGGAACTACGAGGAAAGCCGTAGCACCAATCACGTGGATCTCCTCTCCAGCGGGATCTTCGCGGCGGATCATGTGAATACGGTAAGCCCGACTTTCCTCGAGGAAATCGTCCGGGGAGACCACGCCTTCATTCCGGATGCGATCCGCAATGAACTGCGGGGCAAGAAGCACTCGAATTGCGCCAGCGGAATCCTCAATGCGCCTGATCCGGTCTTCGACCCCGCCACCGATCCCTATCTGACCACCCACTACGGACCCGACGATCTGGAGAAAGGCAAACGCGCGAACAAGCTGGAGCTCCAAGAACGGCTCGGTCTGGCGGGAGATCCCGATATCCCGATCTTCTTCTGGCCCTCGCGCCTGGATCCCGTGCAAAAGGGCTGCCAGTTGCTCACCGAGATTCTTCACGAACTCGTCACGCAAAATCACATGCAGATCGTGGTCGTCGCCAGTGGAGTCTTCCAGAAGCACTTCAACAATATCGTGAAGATCCACGGCCTCTACGATCGTGTGGCAGTAAGGGACTTCGACGAAAAGCTTTCCCACCTCGGCTACGCGGCCAGCGATTTCATCTTCATGCCTTCTTCCTTCGAGCCCTGCGGCCTGCCGCAGATGATCGCACCGAAGTACGGCAGCCTGACCATCGCCCACGACACCGGCGGCCTCCACGATACGGTGGAGCATTTGAAGCAAGAAGAAGGCACCGGAAACGGATTCCTCTTCGAATATTTCAATGCCGACGGCCTCCGCTGGGCAGTCGGGGAAGCCCTGAATTTCTTCCATCAGCCCCAGGCTGAACGCACTGCGCAACTCGCCCGCGTGATGCGCGAGGCTACCGCACGTTTCAACCACGAGGCCACCGCCGCCGACTACATCCGGCGCTACGAGGAGATGTTGCAAACTACCGTAACCGCATGA
- a CDS encoding metallophosphoesterase codes for MNRRAFLGSTTTALLPLTTLAEEGSKPVLRFGLIADAQYADADPEGERHYRTTPGKMKEAVEVIRAAKPEFTLHLGDFIDRDFKSFDVMLPLISGLGHPIYHLLGNHDYSIADAEKARVVSTLGMPHDYYTFRSGSTRFVMLDTNDLSTYRDPKDSLRNKEAAQLLKKLEAAQAPGAKPWNGGLSKAQLEWLDRELSAASAAKEKVILCGHHPLIPAEMHQAWQADEVLAVIDKHDCVRAYFNGHNHAGAFVERKGIPYVTFRSMLHEPGINAYSVVDVFDDRIVITGHGRAESRVLAV; via the coding sequence ATGAACCGAAGGGCATTCCTGGGCTCCACCACCACCGCGCTCCTCCCCCTGACCACCCTCGCGGAAGAAGGAAGCAAGCCGGTGCTCCGATTCGGCCTGATCGCCGACGCCCAGTATGCCGATGCCGATCCGGAAGGAGAGCGGCACTACCGCACTACCCCTGGAAAGATGAAGGAAGCGGTGGAGGTGATCCGGGCAGCCAAACCTGAATTCACCCTTCACCTCGGTGACTTCATCGACCGCGATTTCAAGTCCTTCGACGTGATGTTGCCCTTGATAAGCGGGCTGGGTCATCCGATTTACCACCTGCTTGGAAACCACGACTACTCAATCGCCGATGCCGAGAAAGCTCGTGTCGTTTCCACCTTGGGAATGCCACATGACTACTACACCTTCCGTAGTGGTAGCACTCGCTTCGTAATGCTGGATACAAACGATCTTTCGACCTACCGGGATCCGAAGGATTCCCTACGGAACAAGGAGGCCGCCCAACTTCTGAAGAAGCTGGAAGCGGCGCAAGCTCCGGGGGCAAAGCCATGGAACGGCGGCCTTTCAAAAGCCCAGCTCGAATGGCTCGACCGCGAGCTTTCCGCCGCCAGCGCGGCCAAGGAAAAGGTCATCCTCTGCGGACACCATCCTCTGATTCCGGCGGAAATGCACCAAGCTTGGCAGGCGGATGAAGTGCTCGCGGTCATCGACAAGCATGACTGCGTGCGGGCCTACTTCAATGGCCATAACCATGCCGGCGCCTTCGTCGAGCGAAAGGGCATCCCTTACGTGACCTTCCGCTCCATGCTCCATGAGCCGGGTATCAACGCCTACTCGGTGGTGGATGTCTTCGATGACCGCATCGTCATCACCGGCCACGGTCGCGCGGAATCCCGGGTGCTCGCCGTTTGA